A window of Hymenobacter aerilatus contains these coding sequences:
- a CDS encoding Gfo/Idh/MocA family protein codes for MSITNELLNTVLREARREVSRKEFLNLAGRGLAVGVAAGTLASCQDKSGAASGGGAVAATVPTTGTPASQVDASTTYTAPDGQKIPSSEAVSPPAKVPTDVEKPIELEAWKSDVDPQSGPTPTPLPPDRRVGYALVGLGHLTLEELLPAFGECKKSKPVALVSGSPEKLKKVAAQYGIKPESCYSYENYEKLKDNPEVKAIYIVLPNSMHAEYVIRGAQTGKHILCEKPMATSPEECQAMIDACNKNKVKLMIAYRIQYEPYNRQVRDMIRDKKFGEVKYIQAQNSQSSANPDHWRHKKALAGGGALPDIGLYCLNTTRFLLGTEPTEVFAYSYSTPGNPLFKEVEEMMTFQLRFPNGIIVDNITHYNTHDSRFYRVNTEKGWLHLNNAYAYTGQQLQTSHAEGKAKMENHITIPAKNQFAAEMDHFSECILDNKKPHTPGEEGLQDHRIMAAIYQSAREGRPVKLAPVQGTDVFRGPEPKEA; via the coding sequence ATGTCTATCACCAACGAATTATTGAACACTGTGCTGCGCGAAGCCAGGCGGGAAGTGTCGCGCAAGGAGTTTCTGAACCTGGCCGGCCGGGGCCTGGCCGTGGGCGTAGCGGCCGGCACCCTGGCCAGCTGCCAGGATAAATCGGGTGCGGCCAGCGGTGGCGGCGCGGTGGCAGCTACCGTGCCCACCACGGGCACGCCGGCCTCGCAGGTAGACGCCTCTACCACCTACACTGCTCCTGATGGACAGAAAATCCCGTCGTCGGAAGCCGTGTCGCCGCCCGCCAAGGTACCCACCGATGTGGAAAAGCCCATTGAGCTGGAAGCCTGGAAGTCGGACGTAGACCCGCAATCTGGCCCTACCCCTACCCCCCTACCCCCCGACCGTCGGGTAGGCTACGCGCTGGTGGGCCTGGGCCACCTCACGCTGGAGGAGTTGTTGCCTGCATTTGGGGAATGCAAGAAATCGAAGCCGGTGGCGCTGGTGAGCGGCTCGCCGGAGAAGCTGAAGAAGGTAGCCGCGCAGTACGGCATCAAGCCTGAAAGCTGCTACAGCTACGAGAACTACGAAAAGCTGAAGGACAACCCCGAGGTGAAGGCCATCTACATTGTGCTACCTAACTCCATGCACGCGGAGTACGTGATTCGGGGGGCGCAAACCGGCAAGCACATTCTTTGCGAAAAGCCCATGGCCACTTCGCCCGAGGAGTGCCAGGCCATGATTGACGCCTGCAACAAGAATAAGGTGAAGCTGATGATTGCCTACCGTATTCAGTACGAGCCTTATAACCGCCAAGTGCGCGACATGATACGCGATAAGAAGTTTGGCGAGGTGAAATACATTCAGGCTCAAAACAGCCAGAGCTCGGCCAACCCCGACCACTGGCGCCACAAGAAAGCCCTGGCCGGCGGCGGCGCCCTCCCCGACATTGGCCTGTATTGCCTGAACACAACGCGCTTCTTGCTAGGTACTGAGCCTACTGAGGTATTTGCCTATAGCTACAGCACACCCGGCAACCCGCTGTTTAAGGAAGTAGAGGAGATGATGACTTTCCAGCTGCGCTTCCCCAACGGCATTATTGTCGACAACATCACGCACTACAACACCCACGACTCGCGCTTCTACCGCGTGAATACCGAGAAGGGTTGGCTGCACCTGAACAATGCCTACGCCTACACCGGGCAGCAGCTGCAAACCTCACACGCCGAGGGCAAGGCCAAGATGGAAAACCACATCACCATCCCGGCCAAAAACCAGTTTGCCGCCGAAATGGACCACTTCTCGGAGTGCATTCTGGACAACAAAAAGCCTCACACGCCCGGCGAAGAGGGCTTGCAGGACCACCGCATTATGGCGGCCATCTACCAGTCGGCCCGCGAGGGTAGGCCCGTGAAGCTGGCCCCCGTGCAAGGCACCGACGTATTCCGCGGCCCCGAGCCGAAGGAAGCGTAA
- a CDS encoding Na+/H+ antiporter: protein MLPDNLHATILLILGLLLAMLLLVMLGQKLRISYPIFLVLAGLALSFVPGLPRVVIDPDLIFLIFLPPLLYQAAWETSWKDFWRWKRPILLLALGLVFFTSTLVAYASRRLIPGFTLPLGFLLGGIISPPDAVAATSVLRGVQVPRRITSILEGESLINDASSLIVFRFALATVLSGTFVWQEAISSFLLVSGMGVVVGLVMAHGFYLMHRYLPTTPSINTVLTFIAPYGMYLVAEEFHFSGVLAVVSGGLLMSFRSHRVFDADTRLQANSVWASVGFALNGLVFILIGLELPQVVEGLGSYSLPQAITYGLLISALVILIRLLWLFPAAFVPRWLSAGIRRRETSPGWQGPVVIGWAGMRGVVSLASALSVPLLLADGQAFPQRNLILFITFVVILVTLVFQGLTLPLVIRLSGVGQLEEHIPAEEQEAGIRLRLRRVALAYMAEHYTADVQHNELIRALQQRMQAEAQRTGNLLEALDYDETKRQALQRYHQVLLQVLRVQREELFVLRREDVFDEEMLRHQEAQLDLDEAKISHMPH, encoded by the coding sequence ATGCTCCCCGACAACTTGCACGCTACCATTCTGCTTATTCTGGGCCTGCTGCTGGCCATGCTCCTGCTCGTAATGCTGGGGCAGAAGCTGCGCATCTCCTACCCTATCTTTCTGGTACTGGCCGGCTTGGCGCTCAGCTTTGTGCCAGGACTGCCGCGCGTCGTCATCGACCCCGACCTGATCTTCCTGATTTTCCTACCCCCTTTGCTCTACCAGGCCGCCTGGGAAACCTCCTGGAAAGACTTCTGGCGCTGGAAACGACCTATTCTGCTATTGGCGCTCGGGCTGGTCTTTTTCACCTCTACCCTGGTGGCCTACGCCTCGCGCCGTCTGATTCCGGGGTTCACGCTGCCGCTGGGCTTTTTGCTGGGCGGCATCATCTCCCCGCCCGATGCCGTGGCGGCCACCTCCGTGCTACGGGGCGTGCAGGTGCCGCGGCGCATCACCAGCATTCTGGAAGGCGAAAGCCTCATCAACGATGCCAGCAGCCTGATTGTGTTTCGGTTTGCGCTGGCTACAGTGTTGTCGGGCACGTTTGTGTGGCAGGAGGCTATTAGCAGCTTCTTGCTGGTGAGCGGTATGGGCGTGGTGGTGGGTTTGGTGATGGCACATGGCTTCTACCTCATGCACCGCTACCTGCCCACCACGCCCAGCATCAACACGGTGCTCACCTTCATTGCACCCTACGGCATGTACCTGGTGGCCGAGGAGTTCCATTTTTCGGGGGTGCTGGCCGTGGTGAGCGGGGGGCTGCTGATGTCGTTTCGCTCGCACCGGGTGTTTGATGCCGATACGCGCCTGCAGGCCAATAGCGTGTGGGCCAGCGTGGGCTTTGCGCTCAATGGCCTGGTGTTCATCCTGATTGGGCTGGAGCTACCCCAGGTGGTGGAGGGGCTGGGCTCCTACTCCCTACCCCAGGCCATCACCTACGGCCTGCTTATCAGCGCCCTGGTCATATTGATTCGGTTGCTGTGGTTATTTCCGGCAGCGTTTGTGCCGCGTTGGCTGAGTGCCGGTATTCGGCGCCGCGAAACCAGCCCCGGTTGGCAGGGGCCGGTGGTGATAGGCTGGGCCGGTATGCGGGGCGTGGTGTCGCTGGCCTCAGCGCTGTCGGTGCCCCTGCTGCTCGCCGATGGGCAGGCGTTTCCGCAGCGCAACCTGATCTTGTTTATCACCTTCGTGGTGATTTTGGTGACATTGGTATTTCAGGGCCTTACCCTACCCCTGGTCATTCGCCTGAGTGGCGTGGGCCAGCTCGAAGAGCACATACCCGCCGAGGAGCAGGAAGCCGGCATCCGGCTGCGGCTGCGGCGCGTGGCCCTTGCGTATATGGCCGAGCACTACACGGCCGACGTGCAGCACAACGAGCTGATCAGGGCCTTGCAGCAGCGCATGCAAGCCGAGGCCCAGCGCACCGGCAACTTGCTCGAAGCCCTCGACTACGACGAAACCAAGCGCCAGGCCCTGCAACGCTACCACCAAGTACTGCTGCAAGTGCTGCGCGTGCAGCGCGAGGAGCTGTTTGTGCTGCGCCGCGAGGATGTATTCGACGAGGAGATGCTGCGCCACCAGGAAGCCCAGCTCGACCTGGATGAGGCCAAAATCAGCCACATGCCGCATTAA
- a CDS encoding GRP family sugar transporter has product MFILEQTGLAIGVCLLAMLCWGSWSNGQKIAARDKVPITLFYRDYVLGIVLWAVAAAFTLGSLGEDGRPFLEDVRKADWAMLGLALAAGVAFNLGNQLLVAGIQAAGLAIGMPVGSSIALALGLVVNYMAEPEGHVALLAAGGAVVLVSIACSAFAYLKKEADKPEDDDAKSGKTRGLLIAGSAGLANGFFFWMITTSMASDFAYPERGQLTPYTALVVFAVGMVISNPLLEQILRRFADTPEAAQLRYRDVTTRHHWVGVGSGLLWGLGMTSLLVASTEAGNAISFGISQGATVVGVLWGLFAWKEFKGAPGPAYRWLWAMGGTYVLGVGLIVAARLGG; this is encoded by the coding sequence ATGTTTATCCTTGAGCAAACCGGATTAGCCATTGGCGTTTGCCTGCTGGCCATGCTCTGCTGGGGCTCGTGGTCGAACGGGCAGAAAATAGCCGCCCGCGACAAAGTGCCCATCACGCTGTTTTACCGCGACTACGTGCTGGGCATTGTGCTATGGGCAGTGGCGGCAGCTTTCACGCTGGGCAGCCTGGGCGAAGACGGGCGGCCCTTTCTAGAAGATGTACGCAAAGCCGACTGGGCCATGTTGGGTCTGGCGCTGGCGGCGGGGGTAGCCTTCAACCTAGGCAACCAGTTGCTGGTGGCGGGTATTCAGGCGGCAGGACTGGCCATTGGCATGCCCGTGGGTTCTAGTATTGCGCTGGCCTTGGGCTTGGTGGTGAACTATATGGCCGAGCCTGAAGGACACGTGGCCTTGCTGGCCGCCGGTGGGGCCGTGGTGCTGGTATCCATTGCGTGCAGTGCCTTTGCCTACCTCAAGAAAGAAGCAGACAAGCCGGAAGATGATGACGCAAAAAGCGGCAAAACCCGCGGCCTGCTCATTGCTGGCTCAGCTGGCCTCGCCAACGGCTTTTTTTTCTGGATGATTACCACCTCCATGGCTTCTGACTTTGCCTACCCTGAGCGCGGTCAGCTCACGCCCTACACGGCGCTGGTGGTATTTGCGGTCGGCATGGTCATCAGCAACCCGCTGCTTGAGCAGATCCTGCGGCGCTTTGCCGATACGCCCGAAGCTGCCCAGCTCCGCTATCGCGATGTGACCACCCGCCACCACTGGGTAGGCGTGGGCAGCGGCCTGCTTTGGGGCCTGGGCATGACCTCCTTGCTGGTGGCCTCCACCGAGGCCGGCAACGCCATTTCTTTCGGCATCAGCCAGGGTGCTACGGTGGTCGGCGTGCTCTGGGGGTTGTTTGCCTGGAAAGAATTTAAGGGCGCTCCAGGCCCTGCTTACCGCTGGCTGTGGGCCATGGGCGGCACCTACGTGCTAGGCGTCGGGCTGATTGTAGCGGCGCGGCTGGGCGGCTAA
- a CDS encoding LuxR C-terminal-related transcriptional regulator, with product MAPSSLSVLVAATPSLQRHGLLATLHEAWPDLTTDTTSDASQLAQLVRHHNYALAIIDGLLPGLRLPEHLLPLWPRLPVLLLTGSRLPAAVRQQLLQAGTVALLPYHTTPAHIVEAVERLLRDLRSALPVAPPATRRAAAPATAFSRRELEVLRLVVADCCNQEIADRLYLSVRTVESHRRALLQKAGAKTLVGLVVQAVREGWVAVA from the coding sequence ATGGCTCCTTCCTCTCTTTCCGTTTTGGTGGCGGCTACGCCTTCTTTGCAGCGCCATGGGTTATTGGCTACCCTGCACGAGGCCTGGCCCGACCTTACCACCGACACCACCTCCGATGCCAGCCAGCTGGCGCAGCTGGTGCGACACCACAACTACGCCCTGGCGATTATAGACGGCCTTTTGCCCGGCCTGCGGTTGCCCGAGCATTTGCTGCCGCTGTGGCCCCGGCTGCCAGTGCTGCTGCTTACGGGCAGCCGCTTGCCCGCTGCCGTGCGCCAGCAGTTGTTGCAGGCCGGCACGGTGGCGTTGCTGCCCTACCATACCACGCCTGCCCACATCGTAGAGGCGGTAGAGCGGCTCCTGCGCGACCTGCGCAGCGCGTTGCCCGTTGCCCCCCCGGCTACACGTCGGGCTGCGGCGCCGGCCACGGCCTTCAGCCGCCGCGAGCTTGAAGTGTTGCGGCTGGTAGTGGCCGACTGCTGCAACCAGGAAATTGCCGACCGCCTATACCTGAGCGTGCGCACTGTGGAAAGCCACCGCCGGGCGCTCTTGCAGAAAGCCGGCGCCAAAACGCTGGTAGGCCTGGTGGTACAGGCCGTGCGCGAGGGGTGGGTAGCAGTGGCCTGA